One window of Thermocoleostomius sinensis A174 genomic DNA carries:
- a CDS encoding CoA-acylating methylmalonate-semialdehyde dehydrogenase, translating into MTQLKPLQNYIDGRWCVSQASDHLDVINPATAEVLAQVPLSATAEVNQAVQSAAIAFQTWRRMPPTQRIQPLFRLKMLLEEHLEDLAQTITRECGKTLDESRGELRRAIENVEVACGIPMMMQGTTLEDIATGIDEMMIRQPLGVTAVIAPFNFPGMIPFWFMPYALACGNTCVIKPSEKVPLTMHQVFELLAQANFPKGVINLVNGAKEVVDVLLEHPIVRSISFVGSTPVARYIYSRAAANGKRVQCQGGAKNPVIILPDADMEMTTRITADSAFGCAGQRCLAASLAITVGEAKQTYTEAIAEAAANRVVGYGLETGVQMGPVITPQSRQRIEQIIAQGAKEGATVLVDGRSPCIAGYERGNFIRPTILQNVQPDSEIAKTEIFGPVLGLIHLETIEAAIEFVNSGQYGNMACLFTNSGAAARKFRYEAEVGNIGINIGVAAPMAFFPFSGWKDSFFGDLHGQGQHAVEFFTQTKVVIERWNREDWSRKF; encoded by the coding sequence ATGACTCAACTCAAACCATTACAGAACTATATTGACGGTCGATGGTGTGTTTCCCAAGCAAGTGACCATCTGGATGTTATTAATCCGGCCACAGCCGAAGTCTTGGCACAGGTGCCTCTCTCGGCGACGGCTGAGGTGAATCAAGCGGTACAGTCTGCTGCGATTGCGTTTCAAACTTGGCGCAGGATGCCGCCTACGCAGCGTATTCAGCCGCTGTTTCGCCTTAAGATGCTTTTAGAGGAACACTTAGAAGACCTTGCACAAACTATTACCCGTGAATGTGGCAAGACGCTAGACGAGTCTAGAGGAGAACTACGCCGAGCGATCGAGAATGTAGAAGTGGCCTGCGGCATTCCTATGATGATGCAGGGAACAACCCTAGAAGATATTGCGACTGGCATCGATGAAATGATGATCCGGCAGCCACTGGGAGTGACAGCCGTAATTGCCCCTTTTAACTTTCCTGGCATGATCCCGTTTTGGTTTATGCCCTATGCGCTTGCTTGCGGAAACACGTGTGTGATCAAACCTTCCGAAAAAGTGCCATTGACGATGCACCAGGTGTTTGAACTGCTTGCTCAAGCTAACTTTCCCAAAGGAGTAATTAATTTGGTCAATGGGGCTAAGGAAGTCGTTGATGTCTTGCTGGAGCATCCCATTGTTCGATCGATTAGTTTCGTTGGGTCAACCCCAGTTGCCCGATACATCTATAGCCGTGCGGCAGCCAACGGGAAACGAGTACAGTGCCAAGGTGGGGCTAAAAATCCGGTAATTATTCTTCCGGATGCAGACATGGAGATGACTACTCGTATCACAGCCGATAGTGCGTTTGGCTGCGCTGGGCAGCGATGTTTAGCGGCTTCCCTAGCTATTACGGTTGGTGAGGCTAAACAAACCTATACGGAGGCGATCGCTGAAGCAGCGGCAAATCGAGTGGTAGGGTACGGGTTAGAGACAGGTGTGCAAATGGGCCCCGTGATCACACCTCAGAGCCGACAGCGGATTGAACAAATTATTGCTCAAGGAGCCAAGGAAGGAGCAACCGTTCTCGTAGACGGTCGATCGCCCTGCATTGCTGGCTATGAACGTGGTAATTTCATTCGTCCTACCATTTTGCAAAATGTGCAGCCAGACAGTGAAATTGCGAAAACCGAAATTTTTGGGCCAGTACTTGGGCTGATTCATCTAGAAACAATCGAGGCAGCGATTGAGTTCGTTAACAGCGGACAGTATGGCAATATGGCTTGTTTGTTTACCAACAGTGGGGCAGCCGCCCGCAAATTTCGCTATGAAGCCGAAGTTGGTAACATTGGGATCAATATCGGAGTAGCGGCTCCAATGGCCTTCTTCCCGTTTAGTGGTTGGAAAGATAGCTTCTTTGGTGATTTACATGGACAAGGACAACACGCTGTCGAATTCTTCACTCAAACCAAAGTGGTCATAGAACGGTGGAATCGAGAAGATTGGTCTCGCAAGTTTTAG
- a CDS encoding HlyD family secretion protein, which produces MKSSPLSTNERSLPQISQKPHRPRRRDLAVILGLLIAGTGLSLTYSLSRPRIAHLCPVSSTETFPLTGEVKGKESEIAAIVSGQVEKIEVYPGNQVDQGQIVLQLSSEELQSQLKDIQTQLAAAEDYQQQVEAEREAIRERLWAAYLKLHPEESELDQQVRNADQDIIAVERQLATARTELQRAKGEVTTPDPADRLPRRFSQGTPSQQQRIHQLEAQVRGLEHELRLARGAWVRAVSTGLSPYIHSPELDALRQQWVQVLDKLSNAKETIFQLRMQQQVLESRLDRLTVASPIDGIITKRLVEPGDAVGVGEPLLSIAAIETLYLEAHLPPEALDIAQSNQQARVFLNTAPSQSFDVQILSLDRPADTPDQSNNISNNGSDAASSIVIHLGINDPDWTIAPGTAVEGEIVFLDTSVENSIEN; this is translated from the coding sequence GTGAAATCAAGTCCCTTGTCAACTAATGAACGTTCTTTACCGCAAATATCCCAGAAGCCACACCGACCCCGTCGGCGTGATTTGGCAGTCATACTAGGGCTATTGATAGCGGGGACAGGACTATCGCTTACCTATTCTTTATCTCGTCCACGAATAGCACACCTATGTCCAGTTTCATCTACAGAAACATTTCCCTTAACCGGTGAAGTGAAAGGGAAAGAATCAGAGATTGCAGCGATTGTATCAGGTCAAGTAGAAAAAATTGAAGTTTATCCAGGTAATCAAGTTGATCAAGGTCAGATAGTGCTTCAACTCAGTAGTGAAGAACTACAATCACAGTTAAAGGACATTCAAACACAACTGGCAGCCGCAGAAGACTATCAACAACAGGTAGAAGCAGAACGGGAAGCAATTCGAGAAAGACTTTGGGCGGCTTATCTAAAACTGCATCCAGAAGAAAGCGAATTAGATCAACAAGTTCGGAACGCTGATCAAGATATCATTGCCGTCGAAAGGCAATTGGCAACCGCAAGAACCGAACTTCAGCGAGCTAAAGGTGAAGTCACAACCCCCGACCCGGCCGATCGCCTCCCTCGGCGCTTCTCTCAAGGCACACCAAGCCAACAGCAACGCATCCATCAACTTGAGGCTCAAGTTCGTGGTTTAGAGCACGAGTTAAGGCTAGCACGGGGGGCTTGGGTGCGGGCTGTAAGCACTGGATTAAGTCCCTACATTCACAGTCCTGAACTAGATGCATTGCGTCAACAGTGGGTGCAAGTGCTAGACAAACTGTCGAATGCCAAAGAAACTATTTTTCAACTGAGGATGCAGCAACAAGTGCTAGAGTCCCGTCTCGATCGATTGACTGTTGCTAGTCCAATCGACGGAATTATTACCAAGCGGTTGGTGGAACCAGGCGATGCAGTAGGAGTGGGAGAGCCATTGTTGTCAATTGCAGCCATTGAAACGCTGTATTTGGAAGCACATCTTCCTCCAGAAGCACTTGATATAGCGCAATCGAATCAGCAGGCAAGAGTGTTTCTCAATACAGCACCCAGTCAATCATTCGATGTCCAAATCCTATCCCTCGATCGCCCCGCCGATACGCCCGATCAATCTAACAATATTTCTAACAATGGTTCTGATGCAGCCTCCAGTATTGTCATCCATCTTGGCATTAATGACCCCGACTGGACAATTGCACCCGGCACAGCCGTCGAGGGAGAGATTGTCTTTTTAGATACATCTGTTGAAAATTCGATCGAAAACTGA
- a CDS encoding Npun_F0813 family protein, which translates to MFILKRQDVDITTIQHPKKDQPIPILHYQGQTFRLLSIFNAVQEEEAKAFWRELTDQRGKSCVLLEEPERYSVWGKVRLQAVDEVEPTLEETSTTPTYVQACLLLLQAVHIDIEDLLGARQASAFQKELSNVFKQWRFPQADSPAAVQQWLTIDPLALVQVPPWQEHHLNTLLQELYRLGKQHFGNASFTERVMNALQDIPTRERQDFLAWLEQSPTGKLWQ; encoded by the coding sequence ATGTTTATCTTAAAGCGGCAGGATGTTGACATTACAACAATTCAGCATCCCAAAAAAGATCAACCGATTCCGATTCTTCATTACCAGGGACAGACGTTTCGGTTACTTAGCATCTTTAATGCAGTTCAAGAGGAAGAGGCCAAGGCATTTTGGCGAGAGCTAACCGATCAGCGGGGTAAGTCTTGCGTGCTGCTGGAAGAACCAGAGCGCTACAGTGTTTGGGGCAAAGTGCGCCTACAGGCAGTAGACGAAGTAGAACCAACGCTTGAGGAAACAAGTACCACGCCCACCTATGTCCAAGCCTGTCTCCTGCTGTTGCAGGCCGTCCATATTGATATTGAAGATTTGTTAGGAGCCAGACAAGCAAGTGCGTTTCAAAAAGAACTGTCGAATGTTTTCAAGCAGTGGCGTTTTCCTCAAGCAGATTCTCCGGCAGCGGTTCAACAATGGCTGACGATCGATCCCCTAGCATTGGTGCAGGTTCCCCCATGGCAAGAACATCATTTGAATACGCTGCTTCAGGAACTCTATCGCTTGGGTAAACAGCATTTTGGCAACGCCAGTTTTACTGAACGAGTCATGAACGCGCTACAAGACATCCCTACCAGAGAGCGTCAGGATTTTTTAGCCTGGCTAGAGCAATCCCCTACTGGAAAACTTTGGCAATAG
- a CDS encoding molybdenum cofactor guanylyltransferase, with protein MQSKSNANLSAIVLAGGQSSRMGQDKALIAIGQRTLLQQVCEVAQHCADVVYVVTPWIDRYQPLLGESWESASSHRSENSTKIRFIQEHPLSQDDIMHGPLVGFAQGLVHVETEWTLLLACDLPNLRVEVLQSWLMMLPNVDAQTIALLCKNSNGWWEALCGFYRRRSLEKLKPFIEQGGRSFQRWLDQELVQELPISQPDILFNCNTPADVEQARKLAR; from the coding sequence ATGCAGTCAAAAAGTAATGCAAATTTAAGTGCCATTGTATTGGCAGGTGGACAAAGCTCTCGCATGGGGCAGGATAAAGCACTCATCGCTATTGGTCAGCGCACGTTACTGCAACAGGTTTGTGAGGTGGCTCAGCACTGTGCTGATGTAGTTTATGTGGTAACACCGTGGATCGATCGGTATCAACCTTTGCTAGGCGAGAGTTGGGAATCAGCCAGTAGCCATAGGTCGGAAAATAGCACTAAGATTCGGTTCATTCAGGAACACCCCTTGTCTCAAGATGACATCATGCACGGACCGTTGGTGGGCTTTGCGCAAGGACTAGTGCATGTTGAGACAGAGTGGACTCTGCTATTGGCGTGCGATTTGCCCAATTTGCGAGTTGAGGTGCTGCAATCATGGTTAATGATGCTACCTAATGTGGATGCACAGACGATCGCACTGCTGTGTAAAAATTCCAATGGCTGGTGGGAAGCGCTTTGTGGGTTTTATCGCCGTCGCAGCCTTGAGAAACTGAAGCCGTTTATTGAGCAGGGTGGACGATCGTTTCAGCGCTGGCTTGATCAAGAACTTGTGCAAGAACTGCCGATTTCTCAGCCAGATATATTATTTAACTGCAACACTCCGGCCGATGTGGAGCAGGCCAGAAAATTAGCGCGCTAG
- a CDS encoding universal stress protein gives MFQKILVALDNAKMDTHVFDEALALAKATGAHLRLLYVVPACDVGYAQPYTFNQPNPHRLRSLVEQANNAGVKADFTEHLGDPAADICAIAQRWDADLIVLGRRGLSRLGELLHGSVSNYVLHHAPCAVLVVQEKKSTSQSTPTTPKRETTA, from the coding sequence ATGTTTCAAAAAATTCTAGTGGCGCTAGATAACGCCAAAATGGATACGCATGTCTTTGATGAAGCCCTGGCTCTGGCCAAGGCGACCGGCGCTCATCTGCGGTTACTATACGTAGTACCTGCTTGTGATGTAGGCTATGCTCAGCCATACACCTTTAACCAACCCAACCCCCATCGGCTTCGATCGTTAGTTGAGCAAGCGAACAATGCAGGTGTAAAAGCAGACTTTACCGAGCATTTAGGTGATCCGGCTGCCGATATCTGTGCCATTGCTCAGCGATGGGATGCAGACTTAATTGTGCTGGGGCGGCGTGGCTTATCCAGGTTAGGAGAATTGCTTCATGGTAGCGTCAGTAACTATGTGCTGCATCATGCTCCCTGTGCAGTTTTAGTTGTACAAGAGAAAAAGTCTACCTCTCAATCAACTCCTACAACTCCTAAGCGTGAAACGACGGCTTAA
- the def gene encoding peptide deformylase produces MTKRLTISQLGDPVLRQLAQPIDCVHDAHVQTLVTDMMTTLVESNGVGLAAPQVGQSLQLLIVASRPNSRYPHAPEMEPTAMINPRLVAHSGEVARDWEGCLSIPGIRGLVPRYTTIDVEYLAQDGTLQQQRLTGFVARIFQHEFDHLNGLVFLDRLESVQDIITDQEYLMRVVASPFPVSNGSNSHINRESN; encoded by the coding sequence ATGACAAAACGACTGACCATCTCACAATTGGGAGATCCTGTTCTACGACAACTGGCTCAGCCGATCGACTGCGTTCACGATGCGCACGTACAGACGTTGGTTACAGACATGATGACTACCTTGGTTGAATCAAATGGGGTCGGGCTGGCGGCTCCTCAAGTAGGACAATCGCTGCAACTGCTGATTGTAGCCTCGCGCCCTAATTCTCGGTATCCCCATGCACCAGAGATGGAACCAACCGCCATGATCAATCCCCGCTTGGTGGCCCACTCAGGCGAAGTCGCGCGCGATTGGGAGGGTTGCCTTAGTATTCCGGGCATTCGTGGTCTAGTTCCCCGATATACGACCATTGACGTTGAGTACTTGGCTCAAGATGGTACCTTGCAGCAGCAGCGACTGACAGGCTTTGTTGCTCGCATTTTTCAGCACGAGTTTGATCACTTGAATGGCTTAGTATTTCTCGATCGGCTGGAAAGTGTACAAGACATTATCACTGATCAAGAGTATCTGATGCGGGTTGTAGCCTCACCCTTCCCAGTATCTAATGGCTCGAATAGCCATATAAACCGCGAGTCCAATTAA
- the fba gene encoding class II fructose-bisphosphate aldolase (catalyzes the reversible aldol condensation of dihydroxyacetonephosphate and glyceraldehyde 3-phosphate in the Calvin cycle, glycolysis, and/or gluconeogenesis): MALVPMRLLLDHAAENGYGIPAFNVNNMEQIQAIMQAAHETDSPVILQASRGARKYAGENFLRHLILAAVETYPHIPIVMHQDHGNEPATCYSAIKNGFTSVMMDGSLEADAKTPASYEYNVAVTSEVVKVAHAIGASVEGELGCLGSLETGKGEAEDGHGFEGALDHSMLLTDPDEAVDFVERTQVDALAVAIGTSHGAYKFTRKPTGEILAISRIEEIHRRLPNTHLVMHGSSSVPEDLIALINQYGGAIPETYGVPVEEIQKGIKSGVRKVNIDTDNRLAITAAVREALAANPKEFDPRHFLKPSIKYMQKVCADRYQQFGTAGNASKIKQLSLEEYAAKYAKGELNAVTKKTVVV; the protein is encoded by the coding sequence ATGGCACTTGTGCCAATGCGACTGCTGCTAGACCATGCAGCCGAGAACGGTTACGGCATCCCTGCTTTCAACGTCAACAACATGGAGCAGATTCAGGCAATTATGCAGGCTGCTCATGAAACAGACAGTCCTGTGATTCTGCAAGCCTCTCGTGGTGCTCGTAAGTATGCTGGCGAAAATTTCCTCCGCCACCTGATTCTGGCTGCGGTTGAAACCTATCCTCACATTCCCATCGTGATGCACCAGGATCACGGCAACGAGCCTGCTACTTGCTATTCTGCCATCAAGAACGGATTCACCAGTGTGATGATGGATGGTTCGCTTGAGGCAGATGCCAAGACTCCAGCTAGCTATGAATACAATGTTGCTGTCACCAGCGAAGTCGTGAAGGTAGCTCATGCGATCGGCGCAAGTGTTGAGGGCGAACTCGGTTGCTTGGGTTCTTTGGAAACGGGTAAGGGTGAAGCGGAAGATGGCCACGGTTTTGAAGGCGCATTAGATCACTCCATGCTGCTCACCGATCCTGATGAAGCCGTTGACTTTGTAGAACGGACTCAGGTTGATGCGTTGGCTGTGGCGATCGGTACTAGCCACGGGGCTTACAAGTTTACCCGCAAGCCAACGGGTGAAATTCTAGCCATCAGCCGCATTGAAGAAATTCACCGCCGTCTGCCCAACACTCACTTGGTGATGCACGGCTCGTCTTCGGTTCCAGAAGATTTAATCGCGCTGATTAACCAATATGGTGGTGCGATTCCTGAGACCTACGGCGTTCCCGTTGAGGAAATTCAAAAGGGTATTAAGAGCGGCGTCCGTAAGGTCAATATCGATACCGATAATCGCTTGGCAATCACGGCGGCGGTTCGGGAAGCGTTGGCTGCTAATCCGAAGGAATTTGATCCGCGCCACTTCCTTAAGCCATCTATCAAGTACATGCAGAAAGTGTGTGCCGATCGTTATCAGCAATTTGGTACGGCGGGCAATGCTAGCAAGATCAAGCAATTGTCTCTGGAAGAGTATGCCGCTAAATATGCAAAGGGCGAATTGAATGCTGTCACCAAAAAGACGGTGGTTGTCTAA
- a CDS encoding sulfite exporter TauE/SafE family protein: protein MLETPLGWAILLILGMFTGVLSGLLGIGGGLLMVPALTVFGVPLVQATATSLVGVFLSSVSGSLRNFKAGELNWRVSLLLAAFGIVTAQVGAWLGDRLPDGVLSLAFAGLLLITIYLMRLRQRLKQAQREFIETDRELPQTTDLSVLSGLSMPLQLGPIAGIGSLAGLLSGLFGVGGGVVMVPLQMLFLGETIKTAVRTSLGAIVAIAISGLAQHTWNGNVLWIPGLCLGLGGMLGAQAGTRLLPRLSDRTVNVLFRLFLIGLAVYMAIRAIRYWEG, encoded by the coding sequence ATGCTAGAAACTCCCCTAGGTTGGGCAATTTTATTGATATTGGGTATGTTTACAGGGGTTTTGTCAGGGTTATTGGGGATTGGAGGGGGGTTGCTCATGGTTCCTGCCCTAACCGTATTTGGTGTGCCGCTGGTGCAGGCAACGGCGACAAGTCTGGTGGGAGTATTCCTCAGTTCTGTATCAGGTAGTTTGCGTAACTTCAAGGCAGGTGAACTGAATTGGCGCGTGTCGCTGCTACTGGCCGCCTTTGGCATCGTGACGGCTCAGGTGGGGGCTTGGTTGGGCGATCGGCTTCCGGATGGGGTACTGTCGCTAGCGTTTGCGGGGTTGCTGCTAATTACCATCTATTTGATGCGTCTGCGGCAACGGTTGAAACAAGCTCAACGTGAATTTATAGAGACAGACAGGGAACTACCACAAACTACTGATTTATCTGTACTATCAGGGCTATCCATGCCACTACAACTTGGACCGATCGCTGGAATTGGATCGCTGGCGGGTTTGCTATCGGGCCTATTTGGTGTGGGCGGGGGGGTTGTAATGGTGCCGCTGCAAATGTTGTTTTTAGGCGAAACCATTAAGACCGCTGTGCGCACTAGCCTAGGTGCGATTGTAGCCATTGCCATTTCTGGACTGGCCCAACACACATGGAACGGTAATGTACTATGGATTCCGGGGCTGTGCCTGGGGCTGGGTGGCATGCTAGGCGCACAGGCGGGAACACGCTTATTGCCGCGCCTCTCCGATCGCACCGTAAATGTGCTATTCCGCCTGTTTTTAATTGGACTCGCGGTTTATATGGCTATTCGAGCCATTAGATACTGGGAAGGGTGA
- a CDS encoding cobyrinic acid a,c-diamide synthase, with amino-acid sequence MNFSHLTSNAQDLPNLLEPGWTDGLSSIDSILDKLPPQARAWVESLSWQQRRYMLSLCHLICAAPPEVQAEFLDDYTADGLVTRKLEDQETKQRVKQYLKDFHIETELSETVLRTYIRQFYTHSAQDTRRQPDLYLQSALKLVFSTEERNNVFSYILGFELLKMMFCMSWLQHEKLYRLQRNQEDFINTYIKPIQHAHRLNNIIIPKDEGVFFAKRSYYVQLPEIQTKKLIELVIATFTTEATIDFGFSIIRHPNSLHFDYDYIFEPEPDGIFS; translated from the coding sequence ATGAATTTCTCTCACCTTACTTCCAATGCTCAAGACTTGCCAAATCTACTAGAACCCGGTTGGACTGATGGACTCAGTAGTATTGATAGCATTCTAGACAAATTGCCACCCCAAGCGCGAGCCTGGGTCGAAAGTTTATCCTGGCAACAGCGTCGCTATATGCTATCTCTATGTCACTTGATCTGCGCGGCTCCACCAGAAGTACAAGCCGAATTTCTGGATGATTATACAGCCGATGGACTCGTGACTCGCAAACTTGAAGATCAAGAAACAAAACAACGAGTAAAGCAATACCTAAAAGATTTTCATATTGAGACAGAATTAAGTGAAACCGTGCTGAGAACCTATATTCGACAGTTCTACACACATTCCGCTCAGGATACTCGCCGACAGCCCGATCTGTACTTACAGTCTGCCTTGAAACTCGTCTTTAGCACTGAAGAGCGCAACAATGTCTTCAGTTATATTCTAGGATTTGAACTGCTAAAGATGATGTTTTGTATGAGTTGGCTTCAGCATGAGAAACTATATCGGCTTCAGCGTAACCAGGAAGACTTCATTAATACGTATATCAAACCAATTCAACATGCTCATCGCCTTAATAATATTATTATTCCCAAAGATGAAGGAGTATTTTTCGCCAAGCGGAGCTACTATGTTCAGCTTCCAGAGATTCAAACAAAGAAACTGATTGAATTAGTCATAGCCACTTTCACAACAGAAGCAACGATCGATTTTGGCTTCTCTATTATTCGCCATCCCAACTCGTTGCATTTTGACTATGACTATATTTTTGAACCAGAACCAGATGGCATTTTCTCCTAA
- a CDS encoding Fe(3+) ABC transporter substrate-binding protein, with amino-acid sequence MRTMTRRTFLFAGAAITAVIIGPSTTRSTRAQQPPTQLAQAGGTLNLYSARHYDTDNELYQSFTDATGTQINLIEAEADPLIERIKSEGSNSPADVLITVDAGRLWRAEQDGLFEPVTSATLQEAVPENLRHPQGLWYGLSKRARVIMYDRTKVNPAELSTYEALADPKWRGQLLVRSSTHVYNQSLVGSILEANGPEATEEWARGIVANFARPPEGGDTSQIQACAAGVGSLAISNTYYLVRMLKSEDPTEREAAERIGVFFPNQRDRGTHVNISGAGVLRTAPNKEAAVRFLEHLVSTESQEIFAQGNNEYPVVRGVELDPILASFGEFKEDSLNASVFGRNNEEALRIMDRVGWP; translated from the coding sequence ATGAGAACGATGACTCGACGCACCTTTTTGTTTGCTGGTGCGGCTATCACCGCTGTCATCATTGGGCCATCGACAACCCGATCGACTCGGGCCCAACAGCCCCCGACACAACTAGCGCAAGCAGGCGGCACTTTAAACCTTTATTCAGCCCGCCATTATGACACCGACAATGAACTCTACCAAAGCTTTACAGATGCAACCGGAACTCAAATCAACTTGATTGAAGCGGAAGCTGATCCGTTAATCGAACGAATCAAAAGCGAAGGCAGCAACAGTCCTGCTGATGTATTGATTACGGTAGATGCAGGTCGCTTATGGCGCGCTGAGCAGGATGGTTTATTCGAACCAGTCACTTCTGCCACTCTGCAAGAAGCCGTTCCCGAAAATCTTCGCCATCCGCAAGGGCTTTGGTATGGGCTTTCTAAGCGGGCGCGAGTGATTATGTATGACCGCACCAAGGTCAATCCAGCCGAGCTATCTACCTATGAAGCCCTTGCTGATCCCAAATGGCGAGGACAACTTCTAGTGCGATCGTCTACCCATGTCTATAACCAGTCGTTAGTAGGCTCGATATTGGAAGCTAATGGCCCTGAAGCAACCGAAGAGTGGGCACGTGGTATAGTGGCTAACTTTGCTCGTCCGCCCGAGGGAGGGGACACAAGCCAAATTCAAGCCTGTGCGGCTGGCGTAGGATCGTTGGCGATTTCCAATACCTACTATCTAGTCCGGATGTTAAAGTCCGAAGACCCAACCGAACGCGAAGCCGCCGAACGAATTGGGGTTTTCTTCCCAAACCAGCGCGATCGAGGCACCCATGTTAACATCAGCGGTGCTGGCGTTCTCAGAACCGCCCCCAACAAAGAAGCAGCCGTTCGCTTCCTGGAGCACTTGGTTAGCACCGAATCGCAAGAAATTTTTGCCCAAGGCAATAACGAATATCCAGTTGTGCGAGGCGTAGAACTTGATCCGATCCTGGCTAGCTTC
- a CDS encoding chlorophyll a/b-binding protein, which yields MTQPQPSVTPKFEEPKFGFNDYAERLNGRAAMIGFVATLIIEYVTGQGLLSWLGLY from the coding sequence ATGACGCAGCCTCAACCTTCCGTAACGCCTAAGTTTGAAGAACCCAAGTTTGGTTTTAATGATTATGCAGAGCGATTAAACGGCCGTGCTGCCATGATTGGGTTTGTGGCTACGTTAATCATTGAGTATGTGACCGGGCAAGGGTTGCTATCTTGGTTAGGACTTTACTAA
- a CDS encoding helix-turn-helix domain-containing protein, translated as MAPKKLSDADRQDILTRYRQPEENTVTIANYYGVSTSTISRILKQNLSEAEYDSLIQQKRSGLQKSSDQPDQIVLPDVEAAEPTSLVVEVSREAERTNERPTPAAPRRRQRKSTVEAQSLSEPDPLEILTIAPPRAAKFDPPPTPSSVPPAIEKAELEAIEAELEGAVNEEIPVLAGPLDEELSDELEDDLDDELEDELDDLDDELDDELDDEDFEDDDELANAQGFSSVQLPSGEFIQVLPLTEANIPKTCYVVVDRSSELITRPLKDFADLGQIPERETLERTLPIFDNHRIAKRFTRRMQRVVKVPDGRIFQKVKSHLQAKGITRLLIDGQVYSL; from the coding sequence ATGGCTCCTAAAAAACTGTCTGACGCTGATAGACAAGATATTCTCACGCGCTACCGTCAGCCAGAAGAGAACACGGTAACGATCGCGAACTACTATGGGGTAAGCACAAGCACAATTAGTCGTATTCTGAAACAGAATTTATCAGAAGCAGAATATGACTCCTTAATTCAGCAAAAGCGATCGGGGCTGCAAAAATCCTCTGATCAACCCGATCAGATTGTTCTACCCGATGTAGAAGCGGCCGAGCCAACCTCGCTAGTTGTTGAAGTAAGTCGTGAAGCCGAACGAACGAACGAACGGCCTACTCCGGCGGCCCCACGGCGGCGTCAACGTAAGTCTACAGTAGAAGCACAGTCATTGTCGGAGCCTGATCCGCTTGAGATTTTAACGATCGCACCGCCCCGTGCTGCTAAGTTCGATCCGCCACCTACACCATCGTCTGTCCCACCAGCCATTGAGAAAGCAGAATTGGAAGCTATCGAAGCAGAACTCGAAGGAGCAGTGAATGAAGAGATTCCTGTTCTGGCAGGTCCGTTAGATGAAGAATTATCCGACGAGCTTGAAGACGATTTGGATGATGAACTTGAAGATGAGCTAGACGATCTAGACGATGAGTTAGATGATGAGTTAGACGATGAAGACTTTGAGGATGACGATGAGCTAGCGAATGCACAAGGGTTTTCATCTGTGCAATTGCCCAGTGGTGAGTTTATTCAAGTGCTGCCGCTGACCGAAGCCAACATTCCTAAAACTTGTTATGTGGTGGTCGATCGATCGTCTGAACTCATTACTCGACCTCTAAAAGATTTTGCTGATTTAGGACAAATCCCAGAAAGGGAAACCTTGGAACGTACCCTGCCAATTTTCGATAATCATCGGATTGCTAAACGATTCACGCGGCGGATGCAACGGGTGGTGAAAGTGCCGGATGGCCGGATTTTTCAAAAGGTGAAATCCCACCTACAAGCTAAGGGAATTACTCGTTTGTTGATTGATGGGCAGGTTTATTCGCTCTAG